In Bacillus sp. Marseille-Q1617, a genomic segment contains:
- the hisJ gene encoding histidinol-phosphatase HisJ, which translates to MKKVDGHIHTPFCPHGSSDSFHQYIERAISLQYTHLTFTEHAPLPAGFIDTTPDQDSGMDEEDVSSYFDTIEELKEKYRHQITIRTGLEVDYIEGFEKETADFLNGWGSRLDDSILSVHFLHHKNKWDCLDFSPEVFSSMIDRYGSVDAVYAHYYRTVLKSIEADLGAFMPNRIGHITLVKKFQKLYPASKKFTDEIHSILEAAAARGLELDYNGAGVIKPHCGESYPPWEIVERARSLGIKTVYGSDAHTASGIDQGRNAMRL; encoded by the coding sequence ATGAAAAAGGTCGATGGACATATTCATACTCCTTTCTGTCCTCATGGAAGTTCTGATTCCTTCCATCAATATATTGAAAGAGCCATCTCCCTTCAATATACTCATCTGACGTTTACCGAGCATGCTCCCCTTCCTGCCGGCTTTATAGATACAACGCCTGATCAGGACAGCGGGATGGATGAAGAAGATGTTTCATCATACTTCGATACAATTGAGGAACTGAAAGAGAAGTACAGACATCAGATTACCATTCGAACGGGGTTGGAAGTCGATTATATTGAAGGATTTGAAAAAGAAACGGCCGATTTTCTGAATGGCTGGGGTTCCCGATTGGATGACAGTATCCTTTCAGTACATTTCTTACATCACAAAAATAAATGGGACTGCCTTGACTTCAGTCCTGAGGTTTTTAGCAGCATGATTGACCGGTACGGTTCTGTTGACGCTGTCTATGCGCATTATTACCGAACAGTGCTGAAATCCATCGAAGCCGATCTCGGAGCTTTCATGCCAAACCGCATCGGGCATATCACACTCGTAAAGAAATTCCAAAAGCTTTATCCTGCTTCAAAGAAATTCACAGATGAAATTCATTCTATCCTAGAGGCTGCAGCAGCGAGAGGGCTCGAACTCGATTATAACGGTGCAGGTGTCATCAAACCCCACTGCGGCGAGTCTTACCCTCCTTGGGAAATCGTCGAGCGCGCCCGGTCACTTGGTATTAAAACCGTGTATGGCTCAGACGCCCATACAGCAAGCGGCATCGATCAAGGAAGAAATGCTATGAGGCTATAA